Proteins from a single region of Acidianus ambivalens:
- a CDS encoding Lrp/AsnC family transcriptional regulator, giving the protein MSDSVKKKVDMDTIDRRLLIELLRDARSSLRRLSEEMNVSPATLHNRLTRLVQEGIIKGFTALIDYSKLGYTLSAVIMAKVDGKHLVEFEREVANADNVVAVYDVVGEYDVVLIAKFRSVEDLDAFLKQLLKNPKVERTYTSIVLNVVKEDPRVKI; this is encoded by the coding sequence ATGTCTGATAGTGTAAAAAAGAAAGTGGATATGGATACAATTGATAGAAGATTATTAATAGAATTATTAAGGGATGCAAGAAGTAGTTTGAGAAGACTTTCAGAAGAGATGAACGTATCACCTGCAACTTTACATAATAGATTAACCAGATTAGTACAAGAAGGTATAATAAAAGGTTTCACTGCATTAATAGATTATTCTAAGCTAGGTTACACACTATCTGCAGTAATCATGGCAAAAGTTGATGGAAAGCACCTCGTTGAATTTGAGAGAGAAGTTGCAAATGCTGACAATGTGGTGGCAGTTTATGATGTTGTAGGAGAATATGACGTAGTATTAATAGCTAAATTTAGGAGTGTAGAAGACCTTGATGCATTTTTAAAACAGTTACTCAAAAATCCCAAAGTAGAAAGAACTTATACAAGTATAGTGTTGAATGTTGTTAAAGAAGATCCTAGAGTAAAAATTTAG
- the pyrE gene encoding orotate phosphoribosyltransferase: MDFAESLLQRKLLLIGNFILTSGKTSPYYLDLRRLPNYPEFFTVVDKAIEELRNIKFDMIIGIATGGIPLASFVACKLGKPMGYVRLEKKGYGTDKLLEADVKDKEIVIVDDVATTGGSIERSAEEIIRNGGKVSHALVIVDRKEGAKERLEKMGITLHYLYSIHDILKSILPKLNDNERKMIEEYLVKNVEG; encoded by the coding sequence ATGGATTTCGCGGAAAGTTTGCTACAGAGAAAATTGTTATTAATAGGAAATTTTATCTTAACTTCTGGCAAAACTAGTCCTTACTATTTAGATTTAAGGAGGTTACCTAATTATCCAGAATTTTTTACAGTAGTTGATAAGGCAATTGAGGAATTAAGGAATATAAAATTTGACATGATAATCGGTATTGCAACAGGAGGTATTCCTTTAGCGTCTTTTGTTGCTTGTAAATTAGGTAAACCGATGGGTTACGTAAGGCTTGAAAAGAAAGGCTATGGAACAGATAAATTACTTGAGGCTGATGTTAAAGATAAGGAGATAGTTATAGTTGATGATGTAGCTACTACTGGAGGCTCTATAGAGAGATCTGCTGAGGAAATAATTAGAAATGGTGGTAAAGTATCTCATGCACTTGTTATAGTAGATAGAAAGGAAGGTGCAAAAGAGAGGTTAGAGAAAATGGGTATTACTCTCCATTATTTATATTCTATTCATGATATATTGAAATCCATATTGCCTAAGCTTAACGATAATGAGAGGAAAATGATTGAGGAATACTTGGTGAAGAATGTTGAAGGGTAG
- a CDS encoding 2-polyprenylphenol hydroxylase — protein MIYGKILQIKEKKTIFEVSIEAHFNPLPGQYVSLVFPSENEIPLGIGDYYDGVLTLFIESEKIVNKIRNKKFVILKGPLGKRIDLGRRILGIAEGNLYYDILFPLRQAKRQGKEVKVLCKDCESEFEEPSRDEDFDMILASVDYNEIKYLPPEAYVYVRWVKMNCNMGVCGVCSINGHLPCIEGPFIKVKDLVD, from the coding sequence ATGATTTACGGAAAAATTTTACAAATAAAGGAAAAAAAGACAATTTTTGAAGTTTCTATAGAGGCGCATTTTAATCCTTTGCCAGGACAATACGTTTCTCTTGTATTCCCATCAGAAAATGAGATACCTTTAGGCATAGGAGATTATTACGACGGCGTACTTACGCTTTTTATAGAATCCGAAAAAATCGTTAACAAAATTCGTAATAAAAAGTTCGTCATATTAAAAGGTCCTTTAGGGAAAAGAATAGACCTAGGAAGAAGAATCTTGGGCATAGCTGAAGGAAATTTATATTACGATATACTCTTCCCTTTAAGGCAGGCAAAGAGGCAAGGAAAAGAAGTAAAGGTGCTTTGCAAGGATTGTGAAAGCGAGTTTGAAGAACCTTCAAGGGATGAGGATTTTGATATGATTTTAGCCTCAGTAGATTATAATGAAATAAAATACTTACCTCCTGAAGCTTACGTTTACGTCAGATGGGTAAAGATGAACTGTAATATGGGTGTATGCGGAGTTTGTAGCATTAACGGGCATTTACCTTGTATTGAAGGACCATTTATAAAGGTGAAAGACCTTGTGGATTAG
- the pyrB gene encoding aspartate carbamoyltransferase has product MRDIISSLDFSKEDFLTIFSLADEIEKGKRLKLQEEKVVATAFFEPSTRTHLSFTTAALRLGAKTIGFSSTEGISEAKGENFADTIRMLENYSDCIIIRHKFDGAAKFASEISNKPIINAGDGKHEHPTQTLIDIYTVYKSFGSPDNLTYGILGDLKYARTVNSLLRGLTRFMPRFVYLISPEPLKARKEILSELNYPYKEIDSPSEVISEIDVLYVTRIQKERFPDEMEYEKVKESYTVDENLVNQMKKDSIILHPLPRVNEIDRRIDSKPQAKYFYQASLGVPIRMSLLYKILSGEW; this is encoded by the coding sequence TTGAGGGATATAATTTCATCCTTGGATTTTTCTAAAGAAGATTTTCTTACAATATTTTCGCTTGCAGATGAAATTGAAAAAGGTAAAAGATTAAAATTACAAGAAGAGAAAGTAGTCGCAACGGCCTTTTTCGAGCCAAGTACTAGAACACACTTAAGCTTTACTACTGCTGCACTAAGGCTAGGAGCAAAAACTATAGGCTTTTCGTCAACAGAAGGTATTTCAGAGGCTAAAGGAGAAAATTTTGCAGATACTATTAGAATGCTTGAAAATTACTCTGATTGTATAATAATAAGACACAAATTCGATGGAGCAGCAAAGTTTGCTTCAGAAATAAGCAATAAGCCAATAATAAATGCTGGAGACGGAAAACACGAACATCCCACTCAAACGCTTATAGATATTTATACAGTGTATAAATCGTTTGGCAGTCCAGATAATTTGACTTATGGAATTCTAGGCGATTTAAAATATGCAAGAACTGTTAATAGCTTACTCAGAGGTTTAACAAGATTTATGCCGAGGTTTGTTTACTTAATTTCGCCAGAACCTTTAAAGGCTAGAAAAGAAATCCTTTCAGAACTTAATTACCCTTACAAGGAAATAGACTCACCTTCTGAGGTAATCTCAGAAATTGACGTACTTTACGTAACAAGAATACAGAAAGAAAGATTTCCAGACGAAATGGAATATGAGAAAGTTAAGGAAAGCTACACTGTGGATGAAAATTTAGTCAACCAAATGAAAAAAGACTCAATAATTCTTCATCCCTTGCCCAGAGTAAATGAGATTGACAGAAGAATTGATAGTAAACCTCAAGCTAAGTATTTTTACCAAGCCTCCTTAGGAGTTCCAATAAGGATGTCATTACTTTATAAAATTTTGAGCGGTGAATGGTAA
- the pyrC gene encoding dihydroorotase, giving the protein MWIRGKIFLNNEVIDGCVNFDRKIKEIRKDCRPDIDIPQGKIIFPGSIDMHVHVRGMNLSYKEDVRTATSEAAYGGVTVVVDMPNTVPYINTAERVQERLREFANFSRTDYGIYSGVTSDERVDKLPIAGYKVFPEDLEKPELQFVLSSKRLKILHPELPLSVKQFRNLREIWQEIASISLVSGRFHITHITNYEDLIKAKELGFTTDFTPHHLLLEEIKGDCLTKVNPPIRDLTERRKLLRALFEADAVASDHAPHTLQEKMQPYELCPPGIAAVSFTTPFIYSLVKKGVLSLSRAVDLVSKNPAKILGINAGEIKEGNVADFTVIDFEKDWRYHTQYSKVVETPFDEYSLDVSIYMTIVEGKVAYDGYEVYPIRGMNLFENS; this is encoded by the coding sequence TTGTGGATTAGGGGTAAAATTTTCCTCAATAATGAGGTAATTGATGGTTGTGTAAACTTTGATAGAAAAATTAAGGAAATTAGAAAGGATTGCAGACCGGACATTGACATTCCACAAGGAAAAATAATATTTCCAGGGTCGATAGACATGCACGTTCATGTTAGGGGAATGAATCTATCGTATAAGGAAGATGTAAGAACTGCAACCTCAGAAGCTGCCTACGGCGGTGTAACTGTTGTAGTAGATATGCCAAATACTGTTCCTTACATAAACACTGCAGAAAGGGTACAAGAAAGACTCAGAGAATTTGCCAATTTTTCCAGAACAGATTATGGAATTTATTCTGGAGTAACATCTGACGAAAGAGTTGATAAATTACCCATTGCAGGCTATAAGGTTTTCCCAGAAGATCTAGAAAAACCCGAATTACAGTTTGTTCTATCATCTAAAAGGCTAAAGATCTTGCATCCAGAATTACCATTATCTGTCAAACAATTTAGAAATTTAAGAGAAATATGGCAAGAAATTGCATCAATCAGCCTAGTCTCAGGAAGATTTCATATAACTCACATAACAAATTATGAAGACTTAATTAAGGCTAAAGAATTAGGTTTTACAACAGACTTCACTCCTCACCACTTGCTTCTTGAAGAAATAAAGGGAGACTGTCTTACTAAAGTTAATCCACCCATCAGAGATCTTACAGAACGTAGAAAATTATTAAGAGCATTATTTGAGGCAGACGCAGTGGCCAGCGATCATGCACCGCATACTTTACAAGAGAAAATGCAACCTTACGAATTATGCCCTCCAGGAATTGCAGCAGTTTCTTTTACTACGCCGTTTATTTATTCGTTAGTAAAGAAGGGAGTATTATCTCTCAGTAGGGCTGTAGATTTAGTATCTAAGAATCCAGCTAAAATACTTGGAATTAACGCTGGAGAAATAAAAGAAGGTAACGTGGCAGACTTTACAGTAATAGACTTCGAGAAAGATTGGAGGTATCATACTCAATATTCAAAAGTTGTGGAAACACCATTTGATGAGTATTCCCTAGACGTGTCAATCTACATGACCATAGTTGAAGGAAAAGTAGCTTATGATGGCTATGAAGTTTACCCAATAAGGGGGATGAATTTATTTGAGAATAGCTAA
- the pyrD gene encoding dihydroorotate dehydrogenase PyrD, producing the protein MRIANLDFKDPLIIASGIIPDIPEVMMRICENYEPSAITTKTLTLTPLEPHKPPTVIKFHDGCYMNAIGLGNPGIGIVEKINLKKCRLFVSIGGNDVKQIVNSAEIAENKADIIEINASSPNRKGYGESISSIVHEIVKEVKSHVKKPVFVKIGPWDNALEIAGKALEAGADGLTAINTLKGLMIDTEEFKPVLSYGTGGISGKCIYPLALRIIRDLYREYEPDIIGIGGVFSFREVLGMLSVGAKLVGLGSVILDKGFDVIGEIRKGLMNYLNEKGLKLEDIFAIAVKK; encoded by the coding sequence TTGAGAATAGCTAACCTTGATTTTAAAGATCCATTAATTATAGCCTCTGGCATTATTCCTGACATTCCAGAAGTAATGATGAGAATATGCGAAAATTATGAACCGAGTGCAATAACAACAAAGACTTTAACTTTAACACCTTTAGAGCCTCATAAACCTCCTACTGTAATAAAATTCCATGATGGTTGCTATATGAATGCTATAGGTTTAGGAAATCCCGGAATAGGAATAGTAGAAAAAATTAATCTCAAAAAATGTAGGCTATTCGTAAGTATAGGAGGAAATGATGTGAAACAAATAGTAAATTCTGCAGAAATTGCGGAGAATAAAGCAGATATTATCGAGATTAACGCAAGCAGTCCAAACAGAAAAGGATATGGAGAGTCAATTTCTTCAATAGTTCATGAAATTGTAAAGGAAGTAAAGTCTCACGTTAAAAAACCGGTTTTCGTTAAGATTGGGCCTTGGGATAATGCTTTGGAAATTGCGGGAAAAGCTTTAGAAGCAGGTGCAGATGGACTAACTGCAATAAATACACTAAAAGGGTTAATGATTGATACCGAGGAATTTAAGCCGGTTTTATCTTACGGCACTGGAGGAATTTCTGGTAAATGCATTTATCCTCTTGCCTTAAGAATAATCAGAGATTTATATAGAGAATATGAACCAGACATTATAGGAATTGGAGGAGTATTTTCATTTAGGGAAGTTTTAGGCATGTTAAGCGTTGGGGCTAAACTTGTTGGTTTGGGTAGTGTAATATTGGATAAGGGCTTTGATGTAATAGGAGAAATCAGAAAGGGCTTAATGAACTATCTAAATGAAAAGGGATTAAAACTTGAAGATATATTTGCTATTGCAGTGAAAAAATGA
- a CDS encoding MarC family protein codes for MMELYQTVIIAIKLFAIMDPFSIIPYLLAIFEEYSQSSDTKVSWNYLINKVELAVIILLVFFSLIGKAFLDFLGLTPASLEIGGGIILVYLGIDTMGGFQQLKFLGRSIVEAAVTPIATPLIVGPGTMAALVTLSVSFPVYYLLIGSLIAAGITYVVLRFGPLLVKILGRTGTVAAGRFTAIIIAAFGVQLILQGISQINLV; via the coding sequence ATTATGGAACTATATCAAACAGTAATAATTGCAATAAAACTTTTTGCAATAATGGATCCTTTTTCAATTATTCCATATCTTTTAGCAATATTTGAAGAATACTCACAAAGCTCCGATACTAAGGTTAGCTGGAATTACTTAATAAATAAAGTAGAGCTTGCTGTTATCATACTTCTAGTATTTTTTTCACTAATAGGGAAGGCTTTTTTAGATTTCTTAGGGCTAACTCCAGCTTCTCTAGAAATAGGTGGTGGAATAATTTTAGTTTACTTGGGTATCGATACCATGGGTGGCTTTCAGCAATTAAAATTCCTAGGCAGAAGTATAGTAGAAGCAGCAGTAACTCCAATTGCTACACCATTAATAGTAGGACCAGGAACAATGGCAGCACTTGTTACCTTATCAGTTTCTTTTCCAGTATATTACCTCTTAATAGGAAGTTTAATAGCAGCAGGTATAACTTACGTAGTATTAAGATTTGGTCCTTTACTTGTAAAGATTCTTGGAAGAACCGGTACAGTAGCTGCAGGAAGATTTACCGCAATTATTATTGCAGCCTTTGGAGTTCAGCTAATTTTACAAGGTATATCTCAGATTAACTTGGTGTGA
- the pyrI gene encoding aspartate carbamoyltransferase regulatory subunit: protein MKNGLIVSKIKNGTVIDHIPAGRALAVLNILGIKGNEGNRVALVMNVESSKMGKKDIVKIEERELNQREVELIALIAPSATINIIRNYEVAEKRKLNLPEKIEGILKCPNPACITNNDVEARSRFIVISKSPLVLKCDYCETTLTEDEVLRQILL from the coding sequence ATGAAAAATGGATTAATAGTAAGTAAAATAAAAAATGGCACGGTAATAGATCATATCCCCGCAGGGAGAGCTCTAGCTGTACTTAATATTCTAGGAATAAAAGGCAATGAAGGAAATAGAGTTGCACTAGTAATGAACGTTGAAAGTAGTAAAATGGGTAAAAAAGATATTGTAAAGATAGAGGAAAGGGAATTAAACCAAAGAGAGGTTGAATTAATTGCATTAATAGCTCCATCTGCTACTATTAACATCATAAGAAATTATGAAGTTGCAGAAAAAAGAAAATTGAACTTACCAGAAAAAATAGAAGGAATATTAAAATGTCCTAATCCTGCCTGCATTACTAATAATGACGTGGAGGCAAGGTCTAGGTTTATCGTAATTAGTAAATCACCCTTAGTTTTAAAATGCGACTATTGTGAAACCACATTAACTGAGGATGAAGTGCTGAGGCAAATCTTGCTATGA